The Pseudomonas wenzhouensis genome has a segment encoding these proteins:
- the minE gene encoding cell division topological specificity factor MinE, whose amino-acid sequence MNIFDFLRSRKKETTASIAKERLQIIVAHERGQRSQPDYLPALQQELVEVIRKYVNIDSDQVQVALENQGSCSILELNITLPDR is encoded by the coding sequence ATGAATATTTTTGACTTCTTGCGTTCGCGCAAGAAGGAAACCACCGCCTCCATCGCCAAGGAGCGCCTGCAGATCATCGTCGCCCACGAACGTGGCCAGCGCAGCCAACCGGACTACCTGCCGGCCCTGCAGCAGGAACTAGTGGAAGTGATCCGCAAGTACGTCAACATCGATTCGGATCAGGTGCAGGTCGCCCTGGAGAACCAGGGCAGTTGCTCGATCCTGGAGTTGAACATTACCCTGCCGGACCGTTAA
- the minD gene encoding septum site-determining protein MinD, with protein MAKILVVTSGKGGVGKTTTSAAIGTGLALRGHKTVIVDFDVGLRNLDLIMGCERRVVYDFVNVVNGEATLTQALIKDKRLENLYVLAASQTRDKDALTLEGVEKVITELSQNFEYVVCDSPAGIEKGAHLAMYFADEAIVVTNPEVSSVRDSDRMLGLLASKSRRAEKGEEPIKEHLLLTRYNPERVTKGEMLGVEDVEEILAIRLLGVIPESQAVLKASNQGIPVILDDQSDAGQAYSDAVERLLGKDVPHRFLDVKKQGFLQRLFGGRE; from the coding sequence TTGGCCAAGATCCTCGTAGTCACTTCCGGCAAGGGTGGCGTCGGTAAAACCACCACCAGCGCCGCCATCGGTACCGGCCTCGCCCTGCGCGGGCACAAGACCGTCATCGTCGACTTCGACGTCGGTCTGCGTAACCTCGACCTGATCATGGGCTGCGAACGTCGCGTGGTGTACGACTTCGTCAACGTCGTCAACGGCGAGGCCACGCTGACCCAGGCCCTGATCAAGGACAAGCGCCTCGAGAACCTGTACGTGCTGGCCGCCAGCCAGACCCGTGACAAGGACGCCCTGACCCTGGAAGGCGTCGAGAAAGTCATCACCGAGCTGTCGCAGAATTTCGAATACGTGGTCTGCGATTCGCCGGCCGGCATCGAGAAAGGCGCGCACCTGGCGATGTACTTCGCCGACGAAGCCATCGTCGTGACCAACCCGGAAGTGTCCTCGGTACGTGACTCCGACCGCATGCTCGGCCTGCTGGCGAGTAAATCGCGCCGCGCCGAGAAAGGCGAAGAGCCGATCAAGGAGCACCTGCTGCTGACCCGTTACAACCCCGAGCGCGTCACCAAGGGCGAAATGCTCGGCGTCGAAGACGTCGAGGAAATCCTCGCCATCCGCCTGCTCGGCGTGATCCCCGAATCCCAGGCCGTGCTCAAGGCATCCAACCAGGGCATACCGGTCATCCTCGATGACCAGAGCGACGCCGGCCAGGCCTACAGCGATGCCGTCGAGCGCCTGCTGGGCAAGGACGTGCCGCACCGCTTCCTGGATGTGAAGAAGCAGGGCTTCCTGCAGCGCCTGTTTGGAGGTCGAGAATGA
- the minC gene encoding septum site-determining protein MinC yields MSQADLLAQDPVFQLKGSMLAITVMELAHNDLERLDAQLTEKVAQAPAFFSNTPLVLALDKLPAGEGELDLAELMAVCRRHGLRTLAIRASRESDVAAAEAMDLPVLPPSGARERPIDPAPPKKVEVKPAEPEHKPARVVTTPVRGGQQIYAQGGDLIVLAPVSAGAELLADGNIHVYAPMRGRALAGIKGNTQARIFCQQMGAEMLSIAGHYKVAEDLRRDPLWGDAVQVSLSGDVLNITRL; encoded by the coding sequence ATGAGCCAAGCCGACCTCCTCGCCCAAGACCCCGTATTCCAGCTCAAGGGCAGCATGCTCGCCATCACCGTGATGGAACTGGCGCACAACGACCTCGAACGCCTCGACGCACAACTGACGGAAAAAGTCGCCCAGGCCCCGGCCTTTTTCAGCAATACGCCGCTGGTACTGGCCCTGGACAAACTACCGGCAGGCGAAGGTGAGCTGGATCTGGCCGAGCTGATGGCCGTCTGCCGCCGCCATGGCCTGCGCACCCTGGCCATACGCGCCTCTCGCGAAAGCGACGTCGCTGCCGCCGAAGCCATGGACCTGCCCGTGCTGCCGCCGTCCGGAGCGCGCGAACGGCCTATCGACCCGGCGCCGCCGAAGAAGGTCGAGGTAAAACCCGCCGAGCCCGAGCACAAGCCCGCACGGGTCGTCACCACACCAGTGCGCGGCGGCCAGCAGATCTATGCCCAGGGCGGCGATCTGATCGTGTTGGCGCCGGTCAGCGCCGGGGCGGAACTTCTCGCCGATGGCAACATCCATGTTTACGCGCCCATGCGTGGCCGCGCCCTGGCCGGGATCAAGGGCAACACCCAGGCACGGATTTTCTGTCAGCAAATGGGCGCCGAAATGCTGTCGATTGCCGGCCATTACAAGGTCGCCGAAGACCTGCGCCGTGACCCGCTATGGGGTGACGCGGTGCAAGTCAGCCTGTCGGGTGACGTGTTGAACATCACCCGCCTTTAA
- a CDS encoding lipid A biosynthesis lauroyl acyltransferase, whose product MDRPRFRAYFLHPRFWPLWLGFSLLWLVVQLPYGLQLKLGRALGWLMYRTASSRRQIAARNLELCFPDKSAAERERLLRENFASTGIAFFEMAMSWWWPKARLARLAHVEGLEHLQQAQAEGQGVILMAVHFTTLEIGAALLGQLHTIDGMYREHDNPLFDFIQRRGRERHNLDATAIEREDIRAMLKVLRAGRAIWYAPDQDYGRKQSIFVPLFGIQAATVTATTKFARLGKARVVPFTQQRLADGSGYRLVVHAPLEDFPGESEEADCLRINQWVEHVVSACPQQYLWAHRRFKTRPEGEPKLYGKRK is encoded by the coding sequence ATGGATCGCCCCCGCTTTCGCGCCTATTTTCTTCATCCGCGCTTCTGGCCGCTGTGGCTGGGGTTCTCGCTACTGTGGCTGGTGGTGCAACTGCCTTATGGCCTGCAACTGAAGCTGGGGCGGGCGCTGGGCTGGCTGATGTACCGCACGGCCAGCTCGCGCCGGCAGATCGCCGCACGCAACCTGGAGCTGTGTTTCCCCGACAAGAGCGCTGCCGAGCGTGAGCGTCTGCTCAGGGAAAACTTCGCCTCCACCGGCATCGCCTTCTTCGAGATGGCCATGAGCTGGTGGTGGCCCAAGGCGCGTCTGGCGCGCCTGGCGCACGTCGAAGGCCTCGAGCATCTGCAGCAGGCACAGGCCGAGGGGCAGGGCGTGATTCTCATGGCGGTGCATTTCACCACCCTGGAAATCGGTGCCGCGCTGCTTGGCCAATTGCACACCATCGATGGCATGTACCGCGAGCACGACAACCCGTTGTTCGACTTCATCCAGCGCCGTGGCCGCGAGCGTCATAACCTCGATGCCACTGCCATCGAGCGTGAGGACATTCGCGCGATGCTCAAGGTGCTGCGTGCCGGTCGCGCCATCTGGTACGCGCCGGACCAGGACTACGGGCGCAAGCAGAGCATCTTCGTGCCCTTGTTCGGCATCCAGGCGGCGACGGTTACCGCCACCACCAAGTTCGCCCGCCTGGGCAAGGCGCGCGTGGTGCCCTTCACTCAGCAGCGTCTGGCTGACGGCAGCGGTTATCGCCTGGTGGTGCATGCGCCGCTCGAAGACTTCCCCGGCGAGAGCGAGGAGGCTGATTGCCTGCGCATCAATCAGTGGGTCGAGCACGTGGTCAGTGCCTGCCCGCAGCAGTATCTGTGGGCGCATCGGCGGTTCAAGACGCGCCCCGAGGGGGAGCCGAAGCTTTACGGTAAGCGCAAGTAG
- a CDS encoding patatin-like phospholipase family protein, whose protein sequence is MTVIARPDAPVTGLILSGGGARAAYQVGVLAAIADLLPDASRNPFPVIVGTSAGAINAVGLACGALQFGEAVRRLTSVWQGFHTHMVYRSDWPGVLRQAARFVGHSLLGLGREVPVALLDSSPLRELLERELDFSGIAAAVRHRQLRAVAVTAFGYESGQAMTFYQGRATIDPWFRHRRVGVPTRLQLHHLLASASIPLIFPPVKINREYFGDGAVRQAAPISPALHLGASRVLVIGVSGNAQSNASAPVPVTPANRPPSLAQIGGHMLNSTFIDNLETDIELLERLNQMSALVPPERRPRGLGLNPVDVLVIAPSQPLDQIAARHQRELPRALRLFLRGPGATKAGGAGVLSYLLFEPGYCSELIELGYQDAMTRKADLCRFLGLVDVAQPA, encoded by the coding sequence ATGACCGTGATTGCCCGCCCCGATGCGCCCGTGACCGGGCTGATCCTCTCCGGTGGCGGGGCGCGGGCGGCCTATCAGGTCGGGGTGCTGGCGGCCATTGCCGATCTGCTGCCGGATGCCTCGCGCAATCCCTTTCCGGTGATCGTCGGCACCTCGGCCGGTGCAATCAATGCCGTTGGCCTGGCCTGTGGCGCGCTGCAGTTCGGCGAGGCGGTGCGGCGCCTGACCTCGGTCTGGCAGGGCTTTCACACCCATATGGTGTACCGCAGCGACTGGCCGGGCGTGCTGCGTCAGGCGGCGCGTTTCGTCGGTCACAGCCTGCTCGGCCTGGGGCGCGAGGTGCCGGTGGCGCTGCTCGACAGCTCGCCATTGCGCGAGTTGCTGGAGCGCGAGCTGGATTTCTCCGGTATCGCGGCTGCCGTGCGTCATCGACAGTTGCGGGCCGTGGCGGTGACGGCCTTCGGCTATGAAAGCGGTCAGGCGATGACCTTTTATCAGGGTCGCGCGACCATCGACCCCTGGTTTCGTCATCGCAGGGTGGGCGTGCCGACACGTCTGCAACTTCACCATCTGCTCGCCAGTGCGTCGATCCCTCTGATATTCCCGCCGGTGAAGATCAACCGCGAATACTTCGGCGACGGCGCGGTACGCCAGGCGGCGCCGATCAGCCCTGCCTTGCATCTGGGGGCCAGTCGCGTGCTGGTGATTGGTGTGAGTGGCAATGCGCAGAGCAATGCCTCGGCCCCTGTGCCGGTCACCCCGGCCAACCGCCCGCCGAGTCTGGCGCAGATTGGTGGGCACATGCTCAACAGTACCTTCATCGATAATCTGGAAACCGACATCGAACTGCTCGAACGACTCAACCAGATGAGTGCGCTGGTACCGCCTGAACGGCGACCGCGTGGTTTGGGCTTGAACCCGGTGGATGTGCTGGTGATCGCCCCGAGCCAGCCGCTGGATCAGATTGCCGCGCGTCATCAGCGCGAGCTGCCCAGGGCGCTGCGCCTGTTTCTGCGTGGTCCGGGGGCGACCAAAGCCGGTGGAGCGGGGGTGCTCAGTTACCTGCTGTTCGAGCCCGGTTACTGCAGCGAGTTGATCGAACTGGGTTATCAGGATGCGATGACACGCAAGGCCGACCTCTGCCGTTTTCTCGGGCTGGTCGATGTGGCGCAGCCTGCCTGA
- a CDS encoding pirin family protein gives MTSPRRVISIQPGQPASDGAGVRLNRVIGGPGLERFDPFLMLDEFSTDNPDDYIAGFPPHPHRGFETITYMLEGRMRHEDHLGNVGLLGSGGVQWMTAARGIIHSEMPEQESGAMRGFQLWLNLPAKDKLGQAGYRDIPASEIPRINTASGVEVVVIAGEFDDGEIRQAGAVQRPHTEPQLFDLHLPAGSQVAPRLADGQRVMLYVYQGLLELPEASAQPVSAGRLVRLSDAGALHLSSAHGARVLLIAGTPLNEPIVQYGPFVMNSREEIEQALRDFRDGVLA, from the coding sequence ATGACTTCGCCACGCCGCGTCATCAGCATCCAGCCTGGCCAACCCGCCTCGGACGGCGCGGGTGTGCGCCTCAACCGTGTAATCGGCGGGCCGGGTCTGGAGCGCTTCGATCCCTTCCTGATGCTCGACGAGTTTTCCACCGATAACCCCGACGATTACATCGCCGGTTTCCCGCCGCATCCGCATCGCGGCTTCGAGACCATCACTTACATGCTTGAAGGGCGCATGCGCCATGAGGATCACCTGGGCAACGTCGGCCTGCTCGGCAGCGGCGGCGTGCAGTGGATGACCGCAGCACGCGGCATCATTCACAGCGAAATGCCCGAGCAGGAGTCCGGTGCCATGCGCGGCTTCCAGCTCTGGCTCAACCTGCCGGCCAAGGACAAACTGGGCCAGGCGGGTTATCGCGACATCCCGGCCAGCGAGATCCCGCGCATCAACACGGCATCCGGCGTCGAGGTGGTGGTGATCGCCGGCGAGTTCGACGATGGAGAGATTCGTCAGGCCGGCGCCGTGCAGCGTCCGCATACCGAGCCGCAACTGTTCGACCTGCATCTGCCGGCCGGCAGCCAGGTGGCACCACGTCTGGCCGACGGGCAGCGGGTGATGCTCTACGTCTACCAGGGTTTGCTCGAATTACCCGAGGCCAGCGCACAACCGGTCAGCGCCGGGCGCCTGGTACGCCTGTCTGACGCGGGCGCACTGCACCTGTCCAGCGCTCATGGCGCACGGGTGCTGCTGATCGCCGGCACGCCACTGAACGAGCCCATCGTCCAGTACGGGCCGTTCGTGATGAACAGCCGTGAGGAAATCGAGCAGGCTCTGCGTGACTTTCGCGATGGTGTGCTGGCCTGA
- a CDS encoding VacJ family lipoprotein, with the protein MVKHSTLIIALLLAGGQALAANQVDPDGFTNPLQHLQFNPGLDQQEFERASSDALQVYDPLESWNRRVYHFNYRFDQWVFLPVVDGYRYVTPSLVQSGVHNFFNNLGEIPTLANSLLQLKGQRAMNSTARLLFNTIIGVGGLWDPATKMGLPRLSEDFGQTLGYYGVPAGPYLMLPLLGPSNLRDTGGLVADYSLESAVNYLDVADASADNPGITALRIVDTRANTGFRYGQLNSPFEYEKIRYFYHESRKLKIAD; encoded by the coding sequence GTGGTTAAGCACAGCACCCTGATCATCGCCCTGCTGCTGGCCGGCGGGCAGGCTCTGGCCGCAAACCAGGTCGACCCTGACGGTTTCACCAACCCGCTGCAGCACCTGCAGTTCAACCCGGGGCTGGACCAGCAGGAATTCGAGCGCGCCTCCAGTGACGCCCTGCAGGTCTATGACCCCCTGGAGTCATGGAACCGCCGCGTCTACCACTTCAACTACCGTTTCGATCAGTGGGTCTTCCTGCCCGTGGTCGACGGTTACCGCTACGTCACGCCGAGCCTGGTGCAGAGTGGCGTGCACAACTTCTTCAACAATCTGGGGGAAATTCCCACGCTGGCCAACAGCCTGTTGCAACTCAAGGGCCAGCGGGCGATGAACAGCACTGCACGGCTGCTCTTCAATACCATCATCGGGGTTGGTGGCCTGTGGGACCCGGCCACCAAGATGGGCCTGCCACGCTTGAGCGAGGACTTCGGCCAGACCCTGGGGTACTACGGCGTACCGGCCGGGCCTTACCTGATGCTGCCGCTGCTCGGCCCGTCGAACCTGCGCGACACCGGCGGCCTGGTGGCGGATTACAGCCTGGAGAGCGCGGTCAACTACCTCGATGTGGCCGATGCCAGCGCCGACAATCCCGGAATCACGGCGCTGCGTATCGTCGACACCCGTGCCAATACCGGCTTCCGCTATGGCCAACTGAATTCGCCGTTCGAGTACGAGAAGATTCGTTACTTCTACCACGAGTCGCGCAAGCTGAAGATTGCCGACTGA
- a CDS encoding serine/threonine protein kinase gives MHSLARLAALFGGLVFCASALAADVDAESYGYPLANPFEATIATTPPELRPALPADDDIRQRDYSVRLRPDRQFELLENFWPVTRLRYRLAEQKGRAPLIFIIAGTGAHYASGTTEYLKKLFYGAGFHVVQLSSPTSYDFMAAASRSATPGYNPEDADDLYRVMQAVRAQHPKLNVSEFMLTGYSLGALHAAFVSQLDETRRAFDFKRVLLLNPPVNLYTSITNLDKLVQTRVQGIDNSTNFYDLVLGKLTRYFNDKGYLDINEAMLYDFQQSKERLSDEQMAMLIGTSFRFSSADIVFTSDLLNRRGLITPRDYRITEGTSLTPFFQMALRCDFDCYIAEQLMPMWRARYDGGSLNQLIDKTSLYALEDYLKGSDKIAVMHNADDLILGQGDIGFLRRTFGDRLTLYPRGGHCGNLNYRVNADAMLEFFRG, from the coding sequence ATGCACAGCCTTGCCCGACTCGCCGCCTTGTTCGGTGGCCTGGTCTTCTGTGCCTCGGCGCTGGCCGCCGATGTGGATGCCGAAAGCTACGGTTATCCGCTGGCCAACCCGTTCGAGGCGACCATCGCCACCACGCCGCCCGAGCTGCGCCCGGCGCTGCCGGCTGATGACGACATCAGGCAGCGCGACTACTCGGTACGCCTACGCCCGGATCGACAATTCGAGTTGCTGGAGAACTTCTGGCCAGTGACCCGGCTGCGTTATCGCCTGGCCGAGCAGAAAGGCCGCGCGCCGCTGATCTTCATCATCGCCGGCACCGGCGCCCACTACGCCAGCGGCACCACCGAGTACCTGAAGAAGCTGTTCTACGGAGCCGGCTTCCACGTCGTGCAGCTATCATCGCCGACCAGCTACGACTTCATGGCCGCCGCCTCACGCTCTGCCACACCCGGTTACAACCCGGAAGATGCCGACGACCTGTACCGCGTGATGCAGGCTGTGCGCGCCCAGCACCCGAAGCTCAATGTCAGTGAGTTCATGCTCACCGGCTACAGCCTCGGCGCCCTGCACGCCGCGTTCGTCAGCCAACTCGATGAAACCCGTCGCGCCTTCGACTTCAAGCGTGTGCTGCTGCTCAACCCGCCGGTCAACCTCTACACCTCCATCACCAACCTGGACAAGCTGGTGCAGACCAGGGTGCAGGGCATCGACAACAGCACCAACTTCTATGATCTGGTGCTGGGCAAGCTGACCCGCTATTTCAACGACAAGGGCTACCTGGATATCAACGAGGCCATGCTCTATGACTTCCAGCAGTCAAAAGAGCGGCTATCGGACGAACAGATGGCCATGCTCATCGGCACCTCGTTCCGCTTCTCCTCCGCCGATATCGTCTTCACCTCGGACCTGCTCAATCGTCGCGGCCTGATCACCCCGCGTGACTACCGCATCACCGAGGGCACCAGCCTCACGCCCTTCTTCCAGATGGCCCTGCGCTGTGACTTCGATTGCTATATCGCCGAGCAACTGATGCCCATGTGGCGCGCCCGCTATGACGGCGGCAGCCTCAATCAGCTGATTGACAAGACCAGCCTGTATGCCCTCGAGGACTACCTCAAAGGCAGCGACAAGATCGCCGTGATGCACAACGCCGATGACCTGATCCTCGGCCAGGGCGATATAGGCTTTCTGCGCCGCACCTTCGGCGACCGCCTGACCCTTTACCCGCGTGGCGGGCACTGCGGCAACCTCAACTATCGCGTCAATGCCGACGCCATGCTGGAGTTCTTCCGTGGTTAA
- a CDS encoding DUF2061 domain-containing protein, whose product MLKTLTFTIMHFCIAFGVTYALTGSVAASGLVAAIEPLCNSVGFYFHEKIWQCFERNRPPAPERPKHAWLHHQA is encoded by the coding sequence ATGCTCAAGACCCTGACCTTCACCATCATGCACTTCTGCATCGCCTTCGGCGTCACCTACGCGCTGACCGGCAGCGTTGCCGCCAGTGGCCTGGTGGCCGCCATCGAACCGCTGTGCAACTCGGTGGGTTTCTACTTCCACGAAAAAATCTGGCAGTGTTTCGAGCGCAATCGTCCGCCTGCACCGGAGCGTCCCAAGCACGCCTGGTTGCACCATCAGGCCTGA
- a CDS encoding DUF2784 domain-containing protein: protein MFWRMAADALVVVHLGFILFVMLGGLLLLRWPRLIWLHVPAVAWGVIVECLHLGCPLTPWENQLRRMAGQAGYEGGFIEHYLIPLIYPAGLTPAIQLWLGAIVVLANAAVYAWLIGRWRRKT from the coding sequence ATGTTTTGGCGTATGGCTGCCGACGCGCTGGTGGTGGTCCACCTCGGTTTCATCCTCTTCGTCATGCTCGGCGGCCTGTTGCTGCTGCGCTGGCCAAGGCTGATCTGGCTGCATGTGCCGGCGGTGGCCTGGGGTGTAATCGTCGAATGCCTGCACCTGGGCTGCCCGCTGACGCCCTGGGAAAACCAGTTGCGTCGTATGGCCGGGCAGGCCGGCTACGAGGGCGGCTTCATCGAGCATTATCTGATACCGCTGATCTATCCGGCCGGGCTCACTCCGGCTATTCAGCTGTGGCTGGGGGCCATCGTCGTGCTGGCCAACGCTGCCGTATATGCCTGGCTGATCGGGCGCTGGCGCAGGAAAACGTGA
- a CDS encoding SDR family oxidoreductase, producing the protein MQNRMMITGAGSGLGREMALRWAREGWRLALADVNEAGLAQTLKLVREAGGDGFTRRCDVRDYSQLTALAQACEEQFGGIDVIVNNAGVASGGFFSELSLEDWDWQIAINLMGVVKGCKAFLPLLEKSKGKIVNIASMAALMQGPGMSNYNVAKAGVVALSESLLVELRQLEIGVHVVCPSFFQTNLLDSFRGPTPAMKAQVGKLLESSPISAADIADYIHAEVAKGSFMILPHEMGRMAWALKQKNPQALYDEMANMAEKMRGKAKSAS; encoded by the coding sequence ATGCAAAACCGCATGATGATCACGGGCGCCGGTTCCGGTCTGGGCCGCGAAATGGCCCTGCGCTGGGCGCGTGAGGGCTGGCGCCTGGCGCTGGCCGATGTCAACGAGGCCGGGCTGGCGCAAACCCTTAAGCTGGTGCGTGAGGCCGGTGGTGATGGCTTCACCCGTCGCTGCGACGTGCGTGACTACAGCCAGCTGACCGCCCTGGCGCAAGCCTGCGAAGAGCAGTTCGGCGGTATCGATGTGATCGTCAACAACGCCGGTGTGGCCTCTGGTGGCTTCTTCAGCGAGCTGTCGCTGGAGGACTGGGACTGGCAGATCGCGATCAACCTGATGGGCGTGGTCAAGGGCTGCAAGGCATTTCTGCCGCTGCTGGAAAAGAGCAAGGGCAAGATCGTCAATATCGCCTCCATGGCCGCCCTGATGCAGGGGCCGGGCATGAGCAACTACAACGTGGCCAAGGCCGGCGTGGTGGCCCTGTCGGAAAGCCTGCTGGTGGAGCTGCGCCAGCTGGAGATCGGCGTGCATGTGGTCTGTCCGTCCTTCTTCCAGACCAACCTGCTGGACTCCTTCCGCGGCCCGACCCCGGCGATGAAGGCTCAGGTCGGCAAGCTGCTGGAGAGTTCGCCGATCAGCGCAGCGGATATCGCCGATTACATCCACGCTGAAGTGGCCAAGGGCAGTTTCATGATCCTGCCGCATGAAATGGGGCGCATGGCCTGGGCGCTGAAGCAGAAGAACCCGCAGGCGCTGTATGACGAGATGGCCAATATGGCCGAGAAAATGCGCGGCAAGGCCAAGTCCGCCAGCTGA
- a CDS encoding CynX/NimT family MFS transporter gives MKPVPRALLLVALVLAAINLRPGITSLAPLIERIAMELSLSRSFISLTTALPVLCMGLLAPLAPRLAMRWGLERTILVCLGVIGLALLSRLAAYQSAVLIGSAIALGAAIAVAGPLLSGFIKRHFASQMGRVVGWYSLGMAIGGAGGAVLTAPATALFGDAWHLGLAVWATPALLGVMLWLWLPNQAGAAEGQESAGLPWRQPRAWLISCFFAIQAGLFYAIATWAVARYHEAGLSMLRSNSLLSLAMLMGLPSSFLLPWLAQRYNARYPLLLACGLVTCGCLAMVTFMPRFVPELWAVVMGFSMGGSFALSLVLPLYEAGSPLAVSRWTAMMLFTGYSLGSLTPILTGLARDLSGSYRLPFAVLTGLALVMTLVAWLLGRHRQQRH, from the coding sequence GTGAAACCAGTCCCTCGGGCCCTGTTGCTAGTGGCCCTGGTGTTGGCGGCGATCAATTTGCGCCCCGGCATCACGTCTCTCGCGCCGCTGATCGAGCGCATCGCCATGGAGCTGTCGCTAAGCCGCAGCTTCATCAGCCTGACCACGGCCTTGCCGGTATTGTGCATGGGCCTGCTCGCGCCCCTGGCACCGCGCCTGGCCATGCGCTGGGGGCTGGAGCGCACCATCCTGGTCTGTCTCGGAGTAATTGGCCTGGCGCTGTTGTCGCGTCTGGCCGCGTATCAGAGTGCGGTGCTGATCGGCAGTGCCATCGCGCTGGGCGCTGCCATCGCGGTGGCCGGACCGTTGCTGTCGGGCTTTATCAAGCGCCATTTCGCCAGCCAGATGGGGCGTGTGGTCGGCTGGTATTCGCTGGGCATGGCCATTGGTGGTGCCGGTGGTGCAGTGCTGACTGCGCCGGCCACGGCGCTGTTCGGCGATGCCTGGCACCTGGGCCTGGCCGTGTGGGCTACGCCGGCGTTGCTCGGGGTGATGCTCTGGCTGTGGCTGCCCAACCAGGCCGGCGCAGCCGAAGGCCAGGAGAGTGCTGGATTGCCCTGGCGGCAGCCGCGCGCCTGGCTGATCAGTTGTTTCTTCGCCATTCAGGCCGGACTGTTCTATGCCATCGCCACCTGGGCCGTGGCACGCTACCACGAAGCCGGGCTGAGCATGTTGCGCAGCAACTCGCTGCTCAGCCTGGCCATGCTCATGGGCTTGCCCAGTTCATTCCTGTTGCCCTGGCTGGCTCAGCGCTACAACGCCCGTTACCCGCTGTTGCTGGCGTGCGGGCTGGTCACCTGTGGCTGCCTGGCGATGGTGACCTTCATGCCGCGTTTCGTTCCCGAATTGTGGGCGGTGGTCATGGGCTTCTCGATGGGCGGCTCCTTCGCCCTGTCACTGGTGCTGCCGCTGTACGAAGCCGGTTCACCGCTGGCAGTCAGCCGCTGGACGGCGATGATGCTGTTCACCGGTTACAGCCTTGGCAGCCTGACACCGATTCTCACCGGGCTGGCCCGCGATCTGTCCGGCAGCTACCGTTTGCCGTTCGCGGTGCTCACCGGGCTGGCCCTGGTGATGACGCTGGTAGCCTGGTTACTGGGGCGTCATCGCCAGCAGCGGCATTGA
- a CDS encoding YnfA family protein, with protein sequence MINYLWFLLAALFEIAGCYAFWMWLRLDRSVWWIVPGLLSLALFALILTRVEAAFAGRAYAAYGGVYIVASLLWLALIEKTRPMLSDWLGAALCLAGATLILLGPRLQSS encoded by the coding sequence ATGATCAACTATCTCTGGTTCCTGCTGGCCGCGTTGTTCGAGATTGCCGGTTGCTACGCCTTCTGGATGTGGCTGCGGCTTGATCGCAGTGTCTGGTGGATTGTCCCGGGGCTGCTCAGCCTGGCGCTGTTTGCGCTGATTCTGACGCGTGTCGAGGCCGCCTTCGCCGGTCGTGCCTATGCCGCCTATGGCGGTGTGTACATCGTCGCATCGCTGCTGTGGCTGGCGCTGATCGAGAAGACCCGGCCCATGCTCAGCGATTGGTTGGGCGCAGCGCTGTGCCTGGCGGGCGCCACCCTCATTCTGCTGGGCCCGCGACTGCAGTCTTCCTGA